Proteins encoded in a region of the Onychostoma macrolepis isolate SWU-2019 chromosome 20, ASM1243209v1, whole genome shotgun sequence genome:
- the dcbld1 gene encoding discoidin, CUB and LCCL domain-containing protein 1: MSGNTLLHGLILLYSIHPLVLAEKPDDGCGHYVLGQESGVLSSKNYPGTYPNNSWCEWRIQVPIGHTIVLKFGDLNMEKKDCESDYLKVLKGSYGVENVYWEYCGGPMSQATPIHTDSSELTVRFRSSQHISGRGFLLSYSTENHKELLTCLDRGSHFPAAKYRKYCPAGCAAVTGDVSGDISLGYRHTSVLCKAAVHAGVIMDQFGGPITVEERRGLSHYPAVRANGIQSKDGSLSETLFRFVTNDCSQQTVLQPVSTTTSLSSHNISSDRSEVDWFPNSTQPGVADDLNINHPIWLQIDLREKRRITGILTTGLTIAGFEYFVKNYKIEYKERSRWRTFVQYNNSDEMIFEGNTDSLHQTRNTFHPSIVARSIRVVPQQWHRIIAMRLQLLGCPYVKPIPVNSSSPVTQEVRPTQSIHSDMTKPVASQADLVNLVIIIVPTILLVVLLLVGICVVKMLYNKKTKENTYGSAETHTGCWRQIKQPFARHQSTEFTIKYSSEKDPVQKLDLVTSAMAAEYQEPLMLGTDTVSRKGSTFRPIDTEAKDKDIEATSHYDHLQTGIQYALPLTNQEPEYATPIIERHAFRKDPFLPDPSYSVPGVVLNKSPSFRAVEGSNCRKVIGGLAGGYQMPHVKTDRGNYPEDIYDSPKIRKPVMQNGSCSEYKRPQIKSPVQECYSTPRDCVRLPFSGLRPDPEGSRSDPEGSSSEGS, translated from the exons atgaTGGCTGTGGTCATTATGTCCTTGGTCAAGAGAGTGGTGTCTTGTCCTCCAAGAACTACCCAGGAACTTACCCCAACAACTCCTGGTGTGAATGGCGGATCCAAGTACCAATTGGCCACACTATTGTCCTTAAGTTTGGAGACCTGAACATGGAGAAGAAGGACTGCGAGTCTGACTATTTGAAGGTTCTGAAAGGATCGTATGGGGTAGAAAATG TTTACTGGGAGTACTGTGGTGGTCCGATGTCCCAAGCTACGCCGATTCACACGGACTCCAGCGAGCTGACCGTCCGCTTTCGCAGCAGCCAGCACATCTCTGGAAGAGGATTTCTGCTTTCATACTCCACTGAAAACCACAAAG AGCTGCTGACATGCTTGGACAGAGGCAGTCATTTCCCAGCAGCAAAGTACAG GAAGTACTGTCCGGCCGGATGTGCAGCGGTGACGGGAGACGTGTCTGGGGACATTTCCCTGGGCTACAGACAT ACATCAGTTTTGTGTAAAGCAGCGGTGCATGCTGGGGTCATCATGGACCAGTTTGGGGGACCAATCACAGTGGAGGAGCGGCGAGGGCTCAGTCATTACCCTGCGGTCAGAGCCAATGGCATCCAGTCAAAAGA TGGCTCGTTGTCTGAAACCCTCTTCAGATTTGTGACAAACG ATTGCAGCCAACAGACTGTTCTTCAACCTGTGAGCACTACTACAAGCTTGTCATCACACAACATCTCCTCTGACAGGTCTGAAGTCGACTGGTTTCCTAACAGCACCCAACCAGGTGTTGCTGATGACCTTAATATTAACCATCCAATCTGGCTCCAGATTGACCTCAGAGAAAAGAGGAGGATCACAG GTATTCTGACCACAGGCTTGACCATCGCAGGCtttgaatattttgtaaaaaactACAAGATCGAGTACAAAGAGAGGAGTCGCTGGCGAACATTTGTCCAGTATAATAACTCTGATGAAATG ATCTTTGAAGGAAATACTGACAGCCTCCACCAAACACGCAACACCTTCCATCCCTCCATCGTAGCACGAAGTATTCGAGTCGTACCTCAACAATGGCACCGGATAATCGCTATGAGATTGCAGCTACTGGGCTGTCCTTACGTTAAACCCATCCCAG TGAATTCATCATCTCCGGTCACACAGGAGGTCCGGCCTACACAGTCCATTCACAGTGACATGACCAAACCAGTGGCCTCTCAGGCTGATCTTG ttaATCTGGTCATAATAATTGTGCCAACCATTCTGCTTGTGGTCCTGCTCCTTGTAGGAATCTGCGTGGTTAAAATGCTATACAA TAAGAAGACAAAGGAGAACACGTATGGCTCTGCGGAGACGCATACAG GCTGTTGGAGGCAGATAAAACAGCCGTTTGCCAGGCACCAGTCCACAGAGTTCACCATCAAATACAGCTCAGAGAAAGACCCCGTCCAGAAGCTGGACCTGGTAACCAGTGCAATGGCAG CTGAGTACCAGGAGCCTCTCATGCTCGGCACAGACACCGTGTCCCGAAAAGGCTCGACGTTCAGACCCATAGACACTGAGGCCAAAGACAAGGACATCGAGGCTACTTCTCACTACGACCACCTGCagacgggcatccagtatgccCTGCCACTGACCAATCAGGAGCCAGAGTACGCTACGCCTATCATCGAGCGGCACGCCTTCCGCAAAGATCCTTTCCTTCCAGATCCCAGCTACAGCGTCCCAGGCGTGGTACTAAATAAAAGCCCGTCGTTTCGAGCGGTGGAGGGCAGTAACTGTAGGAAAGTGATCGGAGGGCTGGCTGGGGGCTACCAGATGCCCCACGTCAAAACAGACAGGGGGAATTACCCAGAGGACATCTACGACAGCCCTAAAATCCGGAAACCCGTCATGCAGAACGGGAGTTGCTCGGAATACAAGAGACCCCAGATTAAATCTCCAGTTCAAGAGTGCTATTCCACTCCCAGAGACTGCGTCAGACTGCCTTTCTCCGGACTCAGACCGGACCCGGAGGGCAGTAGGTCCGACCCAGAGGGCAGCAGCTCCGAAGGAAGCTGA